A portion of the Salmo trutta chromosome 1, fSalTru1.1, whole genome shotgun sequence genome contains these proteins:
- the cebpz gene encoding CCAAT/enhancer-binding protein zeta — protein MAPKGKNRKALAKTHFVNVKDEFENDNDGDEEEEINGDGPQSDDEFNLDEVLRLGGTRADFALLAAIIDENELIDGGKKGAIDDLEPGELETFITKLGVRSYKEHQIVPDEPTEEEKAEASQKESKKADAKSDDQKPKPERKGKDLPTTSTVETNNKKNKETAKSVPATGKKAKLNANVFEFQPRQLLLIKPGGKWFDLEYTAEGTSNPQDESQVSQYKALAIKLFEAETGLYKSKKNMQKGANSAWMKNVVSSGTLADRMAAMTVLIQDAPVQSIEHVENLVSMVKKKGSRRQGLMALDTLRELFMSDLLPVNRKLRTFSQHPFDKLEQKASGNKDVRDRRLILWYFEHLLKYHVAEFVVALDQLAHDTVATTKAKSLATAHELLLNRPEQERALLIQVVNKLGDPEYKTAAKASYLLETLLHKHPNMKAVVCSEVERLMFRPNINLKAQYYAVCFLNQVLLSHDEAELASKLISIYFSFFRACIKKKDVESKMLSALLSGVNRAYPYAKAGDEKVKEQLDTLFKVVHLAKFNTAVQALMLLFQVMNSQQIVSDRYYVALYRKLMDPGLSLCSRQSMFLNLLYKSLKTDIVLRRVKGFVKRLLQVSCEQNPTFACGALFLVSEVMKAKPGLKLLLQEGGDGEEEDFKDLKEEEEEEEDDEERFVDADKVEEGLREVKPELPKPTASSWVHHQNIEGGKGMETYDPLHRNPLYCGADHTTLWELHRLSAHFHPSVSLFAKTILQGEFINYTGDPLQDFTLSKFLDRFVFRNPKQLKGKQNTDATVMQPKQKLAMNNIHNLPVNCEEFLSNKESQIPVDEVFFYRYFKTREAEKALHRPRGDGDNESVDDVDDDEFEKLLDSYEGDSYFTDLPIDETDLDFAGNVKTKSKKGKKGGDDDEDESDLDDDLDGDLDDEELSLGSMDEEDFGDELEEEGGAFMDPAGEEDSDDEMEIPNLTPGSKKSKRKASEDLSCSGSLGSKPGKKPKGKKDTAMLASAEEFGFMLDENAGSKFDNIGMNAMANKDKAGVRQLKWEAQRDDWVRGRDVKTLRKKKAMFNKKKQFGKPQFGKSRAGKKTFKK, from the exons ATGGCACCGAAAGGAAAGAACCGTAAGGCATTAGCCAAAACACATTTTGTGAATGTAAAGGACGAGTTTGAAAATGACAACGATGGAGATGAGGAAGAAGAAATCAATGGAGATGGTCCTCAATCGGACGACGAATTTAATTTGGACGAGGTTTTACGTTTGGGTGGAACCCGA GCTGACTTTGCCCTGCTTGCCGCCATCATTGATGAGAACGAGCTGATCGACGGTGGAAAGAAAGGAGccatagatgacctggaacctgGCGAGTTGGAGACATTCATCACCAAGCTGGGCGTCCGCTCATACAAAGAACATCAGATTGTCCCAGATGAGcctacagaggaagagaaggcagAGGCAAGCCAAAAGGAGAGCAAAAAGGCTGATGCCAAGTCAGATGATCAGAAGCCCAAACCAGAGCGTAAAGGCAAGGACCTGCCTACCACATCTACAGTCGAGACAAACAATAAGAAAAATAAAGAGACAGCAAAAAGCGTCCCGGCCACTGGAAAGAAAGCTAAACTAAATGCCAATGTATTTGAGTTTCAGCCGAGGCAGCTGCTTCTGATCAAACCAGGTGGCAAGTGGTTTGACCTGGAGTACACTGCAGAGGGTACCTCTAACCCACAGGATGAGTCTCAAGTCTCCCAGTACAAGGCCCTGGCTATAAAGCTGTTTGAGGCTGAGACAGGGCTCTACAAGAGCAAGAAGAACATGCAGAAGGGGGCCAACTCAGCCTGGATGAAAAATGTGGTCTCCTCAGGGACGCTGGCTGACAGGATGGCGGCCATGACAGTTCTGATCCAGGATGCCCCGGTACAGAGCATAGAGCATGTGGAGAACCTGGTCTCCATGGTGAAGAAGAAGGGTAGTCGCAGACAGGGGCTGATGGCTCTGGACACTCTCCGAGAGCTCTTCATGTCTGACCTGCTGCCAGTGAACCGCAAGCTCAGGACCTTCTCCCAACATCCCTTTGACAAGCTGGagcagaaggcgagtgggaacaAGGACGTGCGCGACCGCCGCCTCATCCTGTGGTACTTTGAGCACCTTCTGAAGTACCACGTGGCTGAGTTCGTGGTGGCCCTGGACCAACTTGCCCACGACACGGTGGCAACCACCAAGGCCAAATCTCTGGCCACTGCCCACGAGCTGCTGCTCAACCGGCCCGAGCAGGAGAGGGCCCTTCTCATCCAGGTGGTCAACAAGCTGGGAGACCCTGAGTACAAGACGGCAGCCAAGGCCTCGTACCTGCTGGAGACCCTGCTGCACAAGCACCCCAACATGAAGGCGGTGGTGTGCAGCGAGGTGGAGCGCCTCATGTTCAGGCCCAACATCAACCTGAAGGCCCAGTACTACGCCGTGTGCTTCCTCAACCAGGTGCTGCTGAGCCACGACGAGGCCGAGCTGGCCAGCAAGCTCATCTCCATCTACTTCTCCTTCTTCCGAGCCTGCATCAAGAAGAAGGATGTGGAGTCCAAGATGCTGAGCGCCCTGCTGTCGGGCGTGAACAGGGCCTATCCCTACGCCAAGGCCGGGGACGAGAAGGTGAAGGAGCAGCTAGACACGCTGTTTAAAGTAGTGCACCTGGCGAAGTTCAACACTGCCGTCCAGGCTCTCATGCTGCTCTTCCAGGTGATGAACTCTCAGCAGATCGTCTCAGACCGCTACTACGTGGCTCTCTACAG GAAGCTCATGGACCCAGGTCTGTCTCTGTGCTCCAGGCAGAGTATGTTCCTCAACCTGCTGTACAAGTCTCTGAAGACAGACATCGTCCTGCGGCGGGTCAAAGGCTTTGTGAAGAGGCTGCTGCAGGTCAGCTGTGAGCAGAACCCTACATTTGCCTGCGGGGCTCTCTTCCTTGTATCAGAGGTCATGAAGGCCAAACCAGGCCTCAAGCTGCTGCTGCAGGAGGGTGGG gatggtgaagaggaggatttCAAAGATCttaaggaagaagaagaagaagaagaggatgatgaggaGAGGTTTGTAGATGCAGATAAGGTGGAGGAAGGACTGCGTGAGGTCAAACCGGAACTGCCGAAGCCCACTGCATCGTCGTGGGTACATCACCAAAACATTGAAG GTGGGAAGGGTATGGAGACCTACGACCCGTTACACAGAAACCCCCTATACTGTGGGGCTGACCACACCACGTTATGGGAGCTGCACAGG CTCTCTGCACATTTCCACCCGTCAGTGTCACTGTTTGCCAAGACAATCCTACAG GGAGAGTTCATCAACTACACAGGAGACCCTCTCCAGGACTTCACTCTCAGCAAGTTCTTGGATCGCTTCGTCTTCAGGAATCCCAAACAACTGAAGGGCAAAC AAAACACAGACGCTACAGTTATGCAGCCCAAACAGAAGCTGGCTATGAATAACATCCACAATTTACCTG TAAACTGTGAGGAGTTCCTGTCCAATAAGGAGAGTCAGATTCCTGTGGATGAGGTCTTCTTCTATCG GTACTTCAAGACACGAGAAGCGGAGAAGGCACTGCATCGGCCACGAGGAGATGGAGATAACGAGAGTGTGGATGACGTGGACGATGACGAGTTTGAGAAGCTGCTCG ATTCATACGAGGGAGACAGTTACTTCACTGACTTGCCAATTGATGAAACAGACCTGGACTTTGCTGG CAATGTTAAGACCAAATCTAAGAAGGGGAAGAAGGGtggagatgatgatgaggatgagtcAGATCTGGATGATGACTTGGATGGTGATCTGGATGATGAGGAGTTGTCCCTTGGCAGTATGGACGAGGAGGACTTTGGAGATGaactggaggaggaggggggggccTTCATGGACCCCGCTGGGGAGGAGG ATTCAGATGATGAGATGGAGATTCCAAACCTCACTCCAGGTTCTAAAAAGAGCAAGAGGAAGGCATCAGAGGATCTTAGCTGCAGTGGGTCTCTAG GTTCCAAACCAGGGAAGAAACCCAAAGGGAAGAAGGACACGGCCATGCTTGCGTCTGCTGAAGAG TTTGGATTTATGTTGGATGAAAATGCTGGCTCAAAGTTTGACAACATCGGCATGAATGCCATGGCCAACAAAGACAAAGCAG GTGTCAGGCAGCTGAAGTGGGAGGCCCAGAGAGACGATTGGGTCCGAGGTAGAGATGTCAAGACCCTACGGAAGAAGAAGGCCATGTTTAACAAGAAGAAACAGTTTGGCAAGCCACAGTTTGGCAAATCAAGGGCTGGCAAAAAGACTTTCAAGAAGTAG
- the LOC115194800 gene encoding forkhead box protein A2 — protein MLSAVKMEGHEHSDWSAYYGEPECYTSVGNMTQHTGLGMNSMSSYMSMPGMTSTSNMSGSPMNMSYVNTGVNHSMAAMSPGSGAMHGMGAGMAGMSAALNPNMSPINTQSPSMNALTSYNNMSVMSPMYGQSNIRSRDPKTYRRSYTHAKPPYSYISLITMALQQSTTKMLTLNELYQWIQDLFPFYRQNQQRWQNSIRHSLSFNDCFLKVPRSPDKPGKGSFWTLHPDSGNMFENGCYLRRQKRFRCEKDLGRETGKKTSEGGSNSSPESCNGNESPHPTPSVKDVKRPVSNPKPRQQVMSPAEHALSPIPQTHHLLSQHHSVLVHEAHLKPEHHYSFNHPFSINNLMSSEQQHHHKMDLKTYEQMMQYHGYGSPMTGPLSMGSMSTKTGLDVASTPTDTSYYQGVYSRPIVNPS, from the exons ATGCTAAGCGCTGTTAAAATGGAAGGACACGAGCATTCAGACTGGAGCGCTTACTACGGAGAGCCCGAG TGCTATACCTCAGTTGGAAACATGACACAACACACCGGTCTGGGAATGAACTCGATGAGCAGCTATATGAGCATGCCTGGAATGACTTCAACCAGCAACATGTCAGGCAGCCCCATGAACATGTCATACGTCAACACGGGTGTGAACCACTCCATGGCCGCGATGTCACCGGGCTCCGGGGCCATGCACGGTATGGGAGCAGGGATGGCGGGCATGAGCGCGGCGCTGAACCCGAACATGAGCCCCATAAACACCCAGTCTCCATCGATGAATGCCCTGACCTCCTATAATAATATGAGCGTTATGAGCCCCATGTATGGACAGTCCAACATAAGGTCAAGGGACCCCAAAACATACAGGAGAAGCTATACGCACGCCAAGCCCCCATATTCCTACATTTCTCTCATCACCATGGCTTTACAGCAGTCTACCACAAAGATGCTGACGTTGAATGAGCTATACCAATGGATCCAGGACCTCTTCCCCTTCTACAGACAGAACCAGCAGCGCTGGCAAAACTCTATCCGCCACTCTCTATCCTTCAACGACTGCTTCCTCAAAGTGCCCAGGTCCCCGGATAAGCCGGGCAAAGGATCTTTCTGGACCCTTCACCCGGACTCAGGGAATATGTTTGAGAACGGCTGCTATCTCCGGAGGCAAAAGCGGTTCAGGTGCGAGAAAGACCTCGGCAGGGAGACCGGGAAGAAAACTTCCGAGGGCGGCTCTAACAGCAGCCCAGAGAGCTGTAACGGTAACGAATCACCCCACCCTACCCCGTCCGTAAAAGACGTCAAGCGGCCAGTATCTAACCCGAAACCCCGGCAGCAGGTAATGAGCCCCGCGGAGCACGCGCTCTCTCCTATCCCACAGACTCACCATCTCCTGTCTCAGCATCACTCGGTGCTCGTGCACGAAGCGCACCTGAAGCCGGAGCACCACTATTCATTCAATCACCCCTTCTCCATCAACAATCTAATGTCGTCGGAACAGCAGCATCACCACAAAATGGACCTAAAAACGTATGAACAGATGATGCAGTATCACGGCTATGGTTCACCGATGACAGGGCCGCTGTCCATGGGCTCAATGTCGACTAAAACGGGCTTAGACGTTGCTTCTACACCCACAGACACTTCCTACTACCAAGGTGTGTATTCGAGGCCAATCGTGAACCCGTCTTGA